A region from the Cannabis sativa cultivar Pink pepper isolate KNU-18-1 chromosome 9, ASM2916894v1, whole genome shotgun sequence genome encodes:
- the LOC115723139 gene encoding protein DETOXIFICATION 55 has product MVPQVEPENNKVQKYPTMPEVVEELKKVSNIGFPILTMSLVNYLRNMAMVICMGRLGSLELAGGALAIGFTNITGYSLLSGLAMGMDPLCSQAIGSQNHALAFLTLQRTIFILLFASLPISLLWFNLQPLMLILNQNPDITKIATIYCKFAIPDLLANSLLHPLRIFLRSKSITWPLMWSNLLAMFLHIPITIFLTFKLSLGVQGIAISNFITNFITLFLLLLYLYFNTNFNKESYYSNSNFTTNLKTPFLPKSWPTFFTNSTWEGWGVLIRLSIQSCLAVCLEWWWYEFMTLLAGYLPNPKVALATSAIVIQTTSLMYTIPSALSASVSTRVGNELGAERPEKAKLAASVAVSLALITSLVGLVGTTFGRGAWGRVYTHDKEILELTMAVLPIIGVCELANCPQTTSCGILRGCARPGIGAAINFYAFYLVGAPVAVVLGFVWKLGFLGLCYGLLAAQIACVVSILTVVYNTNWEKELEKAKDLMMIKDITVDNVHHNHDYDNSHGHDHITVVLQ; this is encoded by the exons ATGGTTCCACAAGTAGAGCCAGAGAATAATAAGGTTCAAAAGTACCCGACAATGCCAGAG GTAGTGGAAGAGCTAAAAAAAGTGTCAAACATAGGTTTCCCTATTTTGACCATGAGTTTAGTGAACTATCTAAGAAACATGGCTATGGTGATTTGCATGGGAAGATTAGGAAGCCTTGAACTTGCTGGTGGTGCTTTAGCCATTGGATTCACCAACATCACTGGCTACTCACTCTTATCTGGCTTAGCCATGGGTATGGACCCACTTTGTAGCCAAGCTATTGGTTCACAAAACCACGCCCTTGCATTCTTAACTCTACAAAGAACAATCTTCATACTACTCTTTGCTTCACTACCAATCTCTTTACTTTGGTTCAACCTTCAACCCCTTATGTTGATCCTTAACCAAAATCCAGATATAACAAAAATAGCAACAATATATTGTAAGTTTGCCATACCTGATTTACTAGCTAACTCTCTTCTTCACCCTCTTCGTATTTTTTTACGTAGTAAATCCATTACTTGGCCTTTAATGTGGTCTAATTTACTAGCCATGTTTCTTCACATTCCAATCactattttcttaacttttaaaCTCTCACTTGGGGTTCAAGGAATAGCTATCTCCAATTTCATCACAAATTTCATTACCCTTTTCTTACTTTTACTATATCTCTATTTTAACACTAATTTTAACAAGGAGTCTTACTACTCTAACTCTAATTTTACTACTAATTTGAAAACACCATTTTTGCCAAAATCATGGCCAACTTTTTTTACCAACTCAACATGGGAAGGTTGGGGTGTTTTGATTAGATTGTCTATACAAAGTTGCTTAGCCGTTTGCTTAGAGTGGTGGTGGTATGAGTTCATGACTTTACTAGCCGGTTACCTTCCCAACCCTAAGGTGGCCTTGGCAACCTCCGCAATTGTCATCCAAACCACTTCTCTCATGTACACCATCCCGTCTGCACTCAGTGCTTCGGTCTCAACACGTGTTGGGAACGAGCTAGGTGCAGAGCGGCCGGAAAAGGCTAAGCTGGCAGCATCTGTTGCTGTCAGCTTAGCCCTAATAACTTCTTTAGTGGGGTTGGTGGGAACAACTTTTGGGAGAGGAGCTTGGGGGAGGGTTTACACTCATGATAAGGAGATTTTGGAGCTTACTATGGCCGTACTACCTATAATTGGTGTGTGTGAATTGGCTAACTGTCCACAAACGACAAGTTGTGGGATTCTTAGAGGGTGTGCTCGGCCAGGGATTGGTGCAGCCATAAACTTCTATGCGTTTTATTTGGTGGGAGCTCCGGTGGCTGTCGTTTTGGGGTTTGTGTGGAAGTTAGGCTTTTTGGGGCTGTGTTATGGGCTTTTAGCAGCCCAAATTGCTTGTGTTGTGTCCATATTGACTGTGGTTTATAACACAAATTGGGAGAAGGAATTGGAAAAGGCCAAAGACTTGATGATGATCAAAGATATTACAGTTGATAATGTTCATCATAATCATGATTATGATAATAGTCATGGTCATGATCATATCACAGTGGTACTTCAATAA